The Syntrophus gentianae genome includes a region encoding these proteins:
- a CDS encoding XTP/dITP diphosphatase yields MATRNEGKLREVRAILEGLDVSLESLDAYENVPDVVEDGHSFFENALKKAKVISEYTGEIALADDSGLEVDALNGQPGIYSARFAGPEADDDQNIEKLLDLLKDSPPDKRMAAFRCVLVLYYPDGTHESFEGNWKGFISETRQGSNGFGYDPVFLLPEYDKTVAQLTAAEKNQNSHRAKALQALKESLRKKSYKIK; encoded by the coding sequence TTGGCGACGAGAAATGAAGGGAAGCTGAGGGAAGTACGGGCAATCCTTGAAGGACTTGATGTAAGTCTGGAATCGTTGGATGCCTATGAAAACGTTCCGGATGTCGTTGAGGATGGACATTCTTTTTTTGAAAACGCCCTGAAAAAAGCAAAGGTCATTTCCGAATATACGGGTGAGATCGCCCTTGCGGACGATTCAGGCCTGGAAGTGGATGCTTTGAATGGACAGCCAGGCATCTATTCCGCCCGTTTCGCCGGTCCTGAAGCGGATGACGATCAAAATATTGAAAAATTGCTTGATTTGTTGAAAGATAGCCCGCCGGATAAAAGAATGGCAGCTTTTCGATGCGTTTTAGTCCTTTATTATCCTGATGGGACTCATGAGTCTTTTGAAGGAAATTGGAAGGGATTCATCAGTGAAACGAGGCAAGGAAGTAACGGCTTTGGTTACGATCCGGTGTTTTTGCTTCCTGAATACGACAAGACCGTCGCCCAATTGACCGCAGCGGAAAAGAACCAAAACAGCCATCGGGCAAAAGCCCTCCAGGCGCTGAAGGAGAGTTTGAGAAAGAAGTCATACAAAATTAAATAG